The genomic stretch GGGGGTGGCGGGGATCATCTATGTGCTGGCGCTGCGCCTGCGGGCCAAGCGGGGCTCCGCCTAGCTCCGCTCGGCTGCTTCGAACGCGGCGCGCTGGGCTTCGAACGCGCGGACGAACGCGGGCCGTGCCTCGCCCCGCGCGACATAGCCGGCGAGCGGCGGCACCGCCTCCAGCAAGCCCGAGCCGTGCAGCCGGCGCAGCACCGCCACCATCAGCAGATCGCCCGCGCTGAAATCGCCCTCCAGCCAGTCGCGCCCGCCCAGCCACTGCGCGAGCTCGCCCAGTCGCTTGCGCACGCGATCGGCGAGCAGCACCAGCCGTTCGGCGTGCCAGCTTCGGTCGCGTTCGGTGAGCAATGCCATGCTGCGTTCGACGATCGGCGGTTCCACCGTCGCCTGCGCCGCGAACATCCAGGCGATGGCCCGCGCGCGCGCCGGGTCCGCGACGGGCAGCAGCCCGGCATGCCGCGTCGCGATGTGGAACACGATCGCGCCCGATTCGAAGAGCGCGGCGTCCTCGCCCTCATAGGTCGGGATCTGGCCGAAGGGGTGCAGCGCAAGGTGCGCCGGTTCGCGGAGCTGCGCGAACGACAGCCCGCGCGTGGCATAGGGCTGGCCGACTTCCTCCAGCGCCCAGCGCACCGCCATGTCGCGCGCCAGTCCCCTGCCCCGATCGGGCGAGCGCGCAAAGACAGTGATGACAGGTCCCATGGCGGCCCCTCCCTCTGCGCTCAGGATGCGCCAGCGGGCCGCGGCGTCAAGCGCGCAGCCACGCCGCCTAAAGATCACCTGTCTTGCTGCCCCGCTCCGCCAGCGCTAACGCCCCCCGATGCGCTACCACAGCACCCGCGGCGACGCGCCCGTTCTGGGCTTTCGTGATGTAACCCTGGCCGGACTCGCCAGCGATGGCGGGCTGTATGTCCCCGAGCGCTGGCCGTCCTTCTCTACCGAGCAGATCGCGGCGATGCGCGGCCTCAGCTATGCCGAGACGGCGGTGCAGGTAATGCTCCCCTTCGTCGGCGACGACCTGACCGAGGCCGAGCTGCGGGCGCTGTGCACGCAGGCCTATGACCGGTTCGCGCATGCCGCCGTCACCCCGCTCGTCCAGCTCGATGCGCAGAACTGGCTGCTCGAGCTGTTCCATGGGCCGACGCTGGCGTTCAAGGACGTGGCGCTGCAGCTTCTGGGGCTGCTTTTCGAGAAATTCCTGGTGGGCAGCGATGCGCCGCTGACGATCGTCGGCGCGACGTCGGGCGATACCGGCAGCGCGGCGATCGACGCGGTTGCGGGGCGGCACGGGGTCGACATCTTCATGCTCCATCCCAAGGGCCGCGTGTCCGAGGTCCAGCGCCGCCAGATGACCACGGTGCTCGCGCCCAACGTCCATAATATCGCGATCGAGGGCAGCTTCGACGATGCGCAGGCGCTGGTGAAGGCGATGTTCAACGACGCCGACTTCTCGGGGCGCTTCCGGCTGAGCGCGGTCAATTCGATCAACTGGGCGCGGCTGATGGCGCAGGTGGTCTATTATTTCTACGCCGCCGTCCGGCTGGGCGGGCCCGAGCGGCCGGTGGCGTTTGCGGTCCCCACCGGCAATTTCGGCGATGTGTTCGCGGGCTATGTCGCCGCGAAAATGGGGCTGCCGATCGCGAAGCTGATCGTCGCGACCAATGTGAACGACATCCTCCACCGCGCGCTGTCGAGCGGCGATTACTCGACCGGGATCGTCACGCCGACCGCCGCGCCGTCGATGGACATCCAGGTCAGCTCGAATTTCGAGCGGCTGCTCGCCGATCTGGCGGGTGGACCGATCGCCGAGCAGATGCGCGGGTTCGAGGCGAGCAAGGCGATGCGGCTCACCAACGCGCAGCAACAGGGCGCCGCCGCGCTGTTCGTCAGCGACCGAGTCGAGCCCGACGATATGAACGAGGCGATGCGCTGGGCCTATGCCGAGACGGGCGAAGTGATCGACCCGCACAGCGCGATCGGGCTGGCGGCGGCGCGGCGTGCCGGGCTGCCCGCCGACGTGCCGATCGTGACGCTGGCGACCGCGCACCCCGCCAAGTTCGCCGACGCAGTCGAGCGTGCGACCGGCAACCGCCCGCATATCCCGGCGCGGCTGGGCGACCTGCACGAGCGGCAGGAGCGGTATGACGTGCTGCCCGCCTCGTTCGTGGCGATCGTTGCCTATATCGCCGAGCGCGCCAAGCCGCGGCCATGAAGCTGGGCATCCTCACCGGCGAGCCCTGGGGCGATTACGGACTGGTCGATAGCGGGCATGGCCGCAAGCTCGAACGCTATGGCGCATATCAGTTCATCCGCCCCGAGCCACAGGCGATGTGGGCGCCCGCCTCGCCGGACTGGGACGCGCATGGCGAATTCGTCCCCGCCCCCGATGACGAGGGCGGCGGGCGATGGGTGTTCCACAAGCCGACCCCGCGCGAGGGCTGGCCGCTGGCATGGGAGGAAGTGCGCTTCACTGCGCAGACCACGCCGTTCCGCCATCTGGGCTTCTTTCCCGACATGGCGCCGGTGTGGCGCTGGATGCGCGGGCAGATCGCCGGGATGGACGCGCCCGAGTGCATGAACCTGTTCGGCTATACCGGCGTCGGCACGCTGGCGCTGGCGGCGGCGGGCGCGCGGATGACGCATGTCGATGCGTCGAAGAAATCGGTCGCCGAGGGCAAGGCCAATGCCGCGCTGTCGCGGATGGAGGACAAGCCCATCCGCTGGATGATCGACGACGCGATGAAGTTCACTGCGCGCGAGGGGCGGCGCGGGCGGCGCTATGACGGGATCATCCTCGATCCGCCCAAATGGGGGCGCGGGCCGAACGGCGAAGTGTGGAAGCTGGAGGAAGGGCTGCCGGGGCTGATCGCCGATTGCCGGACGCTGCTGGATGCCGATTCGCGCTTCCTGTTCCTGACGGTCTATGCGGTGCGGATGTCGGCGCTGGCGATCGGCGAGCTGGTGCGCCAGCATTTCGCCGACCTGGGCGGGACGGTGGAATGCGGCGAGCTGACCGTGCGCGAGGAAGCGCGCGGGCTGATGCTGCCGACCGCGATCTATGCACGGTGGAGCAGGGATTGAGCGGGCTGTTCGCGTTCCTGGCGACGGGCATCGCCGACACCGCCGAGGGCCGCCGTCCGGGCGCGCGCTACGCGATGCTGGTCTATGTGACCGCAGCGGATTTCGAAGCGGCACAGCGCCGCGCGGCAGGGGTGGCGATCGGCGCCGGGTGGATGCTGGTGCGGCTGGAAAAGGGGAAACCGATCGCCGCGAACGAGGCGAGTGGCGACCCGGTGCTCGACGCAGCGGCGCAGACCGCGATCGAGGACGGGTCGGCGCTGGTGGTCTATGGGGATGAATTGCCGCCGGCGGCTTGAGGGCTCAAAAGAAGATAGGGGTTCGCGCAGAGGCGCGGAGGCGCAGAAAAGGGTTTTTGCACGCGAAAGCGCAGTGGGCCGCAACGGATTTACACGCCCAACGTAACGTCGCAGGTTCGGCGGTCCATGCCCTATGATTCACCCGGTCTGCCCGTGGTGCGCCAGTGAGCGCGCTACCCGTCGCCCCAAGGCGCACCGCCCTGCTCGGCACCCTTGCGTTCGCGTTGGGTTCGTGCGGCGCGCCGCCACAGGCCACGATTCCGACGACTCTGTCTGCTGAGAACCTTGTAATCAACGTTGGAGGGTTCCCGACGCGATCCGGCGCGTCCCGAGTCGGCGCCACTTGCTACACGCCAGGCGGAGACGAAGCAGCGCGCCAGTGCGGCACGCTGGATATAAGGCTCGACCTTATCGGCATTCTCAATCCCGATCACGTCGGTTTGCCGGGATTTGGTGAAGAGTCACCGCCGATCGCCGATGCCGTTGCCGCCTATAATCGCGTGCTAGCCGACCTGCACAAGTCTGCCCCTGCGGATTTTACAGGCGCGCTTGCCAGCGCCCGAAGTACAATCCGACACCATCTCGTTTCCGTCTGCACCATCGAAGCGCGTCGCTTTCGCGGCGAGAACGATCGTATAACAGTCGAACTGTTTGTGCTGTATGCGTGGATCGGCTTTCGCCAATCGCTGATCGACGGTGGGGAGCAAGCGGTCCTATGGGAGGATGTCATCGCCCTGCCGTGCTTTGAGCGGACAAGGAATTTCCTGTTCGGTGCCTCTCCCGGCTTTTTGAGCAAAGCGACGGGATCGTTCTACGCGTTCCCTTCGTATTTCGCGCGCGCCCTGGCGGCCCATTTTCACGCAAAGCGTCAGGAGTCGCTGGCGGATGCATTTTGGTATCGCGCCGAACTGGGGGACGCCGACGATCGCAAGGTTAGCTGCATCGTAGGCCCGCTCGCCAGCCAATATCCGAGCCCGCGTATGGCGTTGCCGGAGCTTTGGGGAATTTGTGCCGTCAATGCGGCGCGTGGGCAATCCTGCCTTGCGACACTCCGATCCTGTGGCGGCCCTGCCACGCCGCCGCCATGGACAAAATCCCCGTAACGAGAACGCGACGTTGACGGCGCGAGGCCCGCCTCTTCTCTGCGCCTCCGCGCCTCTGCGCGAACCTCTACCTTCTTTTTGCCCCGCGACTCAGCGCCTCAGCTCCGCCCCATCCGAATCGCCGCCCCCGCGACGAACGGGCATCCCGCGACCAGCAACAGGCTCACCGCCCCCAGCAGCTTGAAGGCCCCCGGCTGATCGCCGCTCGCGCCTGCGCCGAAGATCAGCAGCGGCACCGCGAAGGGCAGCATCACTAGTCCCGCCAGCGCCCCTGCCCCGCGCAGCCCCGCGACCAAGGCCGCCGTCGCCACGCCCAAAGCCGCCAGCCCCGGCGTGCCGATCGCCAGCGCGAGCAGGATCGGTGCCAGCGTCGCGCCCGGTATCTGGAGCAGCCCCGCCGCGATCACGCTGGCCGCGAGCAGCGCGGGTGCGAAGCCCAGCCAATGGCCGAGCATCTTCGCCGCCGCCACGGTCGCGTCCGCAATCCCGCGCGCCGCGAACTGATCGAGCACGCCGCTCTCCGCATCGGGCGCGACCAGCCGCTCGACCGGGAGCAAAGCCGCGAGCAAAGCCGCCGCCCAGATCACGCCGCCGCCGACGCGCGCGAGCAGCTTCGCGTCGGGCCCGATCGCAAAGGGGAACAGGATCGCGACGAGCAGGAAGAACGCAACCGGCATCAGCAGCCCGCCGGTGCTCCACGCGCGGCGCAATTCGCGCCACACGATCGCGGCGAAGCCGGTCACAGCCGCACCTCCACCGCATCGGGCAGCGCCAGCGGCAGATGCGTCGCGACCAGCGCGATTCCTCCGCCCGCCCGATGCCGCGCAATCAGCCCTTCCAGCGCCGCGACCGACGCGACGTCCAGCCCGTTGGCAGGCTCGTCGAGCAGCCACACCGGCGCCCCGCTCGCCACCACCCGTGCCAGCGCGGCGCGGCGGCGCTGGCCGGTGGAGAGCAGCCGCACCGGAACCTGCGCCAAATCGGCCATCCCCACCGCCTCCAGTGCAGGGGCAATGTCCGCCGTCCCGTCGATCCGCGCCCAGAAGCCCAGCGCGGCGGCGACGCTCAGTTCGGGATCGAGCGCGGCGGCTTCGCTCAGCAGCGCGCGCGCGCCCTCGCCTTCGACGCTCCCGGCGAAGGGCGCCAGCAGCCCGGCGGCGATACGGATCATGCTCGACTTGCCGGTGCCGTTCGGTCCGACGACCAACGCCGCCTGTCCGGGTGCCAGCGCGAAGCTGAGCCCCTCGAACAACAGCCGCCCCCCGCGCACGCACGCGACATCGCGGAACGCCAGGGTCCCGCTCACTCCGCCGAGTCTTCCAGCGCGTGCATATCGTCGTCGGACAACCCGAAATGATGCCCGACTTCGTGGACGACGACATGGCTGACCAGCGCCTCCAGCGTCACGCCGCTATCCACCCATTCGTCGAGGATCGGGCGGCGGTACAAATGGATGCGATCGGGCAGCGCGCCCGAATCGAACAAGGATTTCTCGCCGATCGGGCGGCCATGGTAGAGCCCGGTCAGGTCGAACGGGTCCTCGATCCCGAGCGCGTCGAGCGTCTCGTCATCGGCGAAATCCTCGACGATCAGCACCACGTCGCCCAGATGCGCCGCGAACGGCTCCGGAATGCGCGCCAGCGCGGCGCGGGCCAGCGCCTCGATCCTCGCTGCGTCCGGCGCATGGGTTGGCGCTTGCCCGCTCATCCGCGAACCCATAGGCGGTGCAGGCGACACGCGGCAAGGGAGAGCGACGATGGTGGTGCGGCTGACCGAGGGATTGCGGACCGAATCGCTCGCGGCGCTACCCGATTGGCGCTATGATTCGACACGCGACGCGATCGAGCGGCGCTTCCTGTTCAAGGATTTCAGCGCAGCGTTCGGGTTCATGACGCGAGTCGCGCTGCTGGCGGACAAGGCCGATCACCACCCCGAATGGTCGAACGTGTGGAACCGCGTCGACATCGTGCTGACCACGCATGATGCGGGCGGGCTGTCGACCCGCGATATCCAGATGGCGCACGCGATCGACGCGCTGCTGTAGTCAGGCGATTCCCCCGCGCATCCGCCGGCGCAGCCTGCCCGGCATCCATCGCGCGGCAAAGGCGAGGCGGCGCGCAGTCTTGCCGACGATGACATGCAGTTTATCGCCCTGCACCGCCTTCCATACCTGTTCGGCGACGGCGTCGAGCGGGGTGAATTCCAGCCCGGCGGCGCGCACCGAATCGCGCGCGCTATAGTTGGTCCCCGACACGGGCGAATCGAGGAGCGGGGTGTCGATGAAGCTAGGCATCAGCACGCGAACCTTGATCCCGTCGCGCGCCCATTCGCCGTCGAGCGCTTCCGATAACCCGCGCACCCCGAACTTGACCGCGGCATAGAGCGCCAGCCCCGCCGAGCCATAAATCGCCGCCGCCGACGCGGTGTTGACCAGCGCCGAGTCCGGAGTCGCCTTGAGCAGCGGATAGGCGGCGCGCGCGCCGTTGATGACGCCGACCAGGTTGATGCCGACGATCCGGTCGATCTCGTCGTCGGTCGCGGTGGCGAAGGGGCCGCCCACCGCGATCCCGGCATTGTTGAACATCACGTCGAGCCGCCCGCCGCTGGCAACCGCAAAGGCATCGAGCGACTCGCGCCACTGGTCGCGGTCGCGCACGTCCATCACATGGGTGGTTGCCATGCCGGGCGGGAGCAGCGCCTTGGTCGCCTCCAGCCCCGCCGCGCTGATGTCCGCCAGCCCGACGCGCCAGCCGCGCGCGGCGAAATGCACGGCCACCGCACGCCCGATGCCCGAACCGCCGCCGGTGATGAAGATCGCCGTCTGCCCCATGCCCCGCTCCTGTTGCTTTTTTTGACCTTTGCGCGATCATCCCGCACAACCCGGCGCGATGCCAGAGCAAACCCGCCGCGTAACCTTCAAAAATGTCAGTAAGCGCTATGGCGCCACCGTCGCGGTCGATTCGGTGTCGCTGGAGATTGCCGGGGGCAGCTTCGTCGCGCTGGTCGGTGCGTCGGGATCGGGCAAGTCGACGCTGCTCAAGATGGTCAACCGGCTGATCGAGCCGAGCGACGGCGCGGTGTGGATCGACGGCGCGCCGGTGGCCGCCGAACCCGCCCCGGCGCTGCGGCGGCGGATCGGATATGTGTTCCAGAATGTCGGGCTGTTCCCACAT from Sphingomonas hengshuiensis encodes the following:
- a CDS encoding heme exporter protein CcmB codes for the protein MTGFAAIVWRELRRAWSTGGLLMPVAFFLLVAILFPFAIGPDAKLLARVGGGVIWAAALLAALLPVERLVAPDAESGVLDQFAARGIADATVAAAKMLGHWLGFAPALLAASVIAAGLLQIPGATLAPILLALAIGTPGLAALGVATAALVAGLRGAGALAGLVMLPFAVPLLIFGAGASGDQPGAFKLLGAVSLLLVAGCPFVAGAAIRMGRS
- a CDS encoding SDR family oxidoreductase, which codes for MGQTAIFITGGGSGIGRAVAVHFAARGWRVGLADISAAGLEATKALLPPGMATTHVMDVRDRDQWRESLDAFAVASGGRLDVMFNNAGIAVGGPFATATDDEIDRIVGINLVGVINGARAAYPLLKATPDSALVNTASAAAIYGSAGLALYAAVKFGVRGLSEALDGEWARDGIKVRVLMPSFIDTPLLDSPVSGTNYSARDSVRAAGLEFTPLDAVAEQVWKAVQGDKLHVIVGKTARRLAFAARWMPGRLRRRMRGGIA
- a CDS encoding metallopeptidase family protein; translation: MSGQAPTHAPDAARIEALARAALARIPEPFAAHLGDVVLIVEDFADDETLDALGIEDPFDLTGLYHGRPIGEKSLFDSGALPDRIHLYRRPILDEWVDSGVTLEALVSHVVVHEVGHHFGLSDDDMHALEDSAE
- a CDS encoding 4a-hydroxytetrahydrobiopterin dehydratase, with translation MVVRLTEGLRTESLAALPDWRYDSTRDAIERRFLFKDFSAAFGFMTRVALLADKADHHPEWSNVWNRVDIVLTTHDAGGLSTRDIQMAHAIDALL
- the ccmA gene encoding heme ABC exporter ATP-binding protein CcmA — protein: MSGTLAFRDVACVRGGRLLFEGLSFALAPGQAALVVGPNGTGKSSMIRIAAGLLAPFAGSVEGEGARALLSEAAALDPELSVAAALGFWARIDGTADIAPALEAVGMADLAQVPVRLLSTGQRRRAALARVVASGAPVWLLDEPANGLDVASVAALEGLIARHRAGGGIALVATHLPLALPDAVEVRL
- a CDS encoding glutathione S-transferase family protein; translation: MGPVITVFARSPDRGRGLARDMAVRWALEEVGQPYATRGLSFAQLREPAHLALHPFGQIPTYEGEDAALFESGAIVFHIATRHAGLLPVADPARARAIAWMFAAQATVEPPIVERSMALLTERDRSWHAERLVLLADRVRKRLGELAQWLGGRDWLEGDFSAGDLLMVAVLRRLHGSGLLEAVPPLAGYVARGEARPAFVRAFEAQRAAFEAAERS
- the thrC gene encoding threonine synthase, with the protein product MRYHSTRGDAPVLGFRDVTLAGLASDGGLYVPERWPSFSTEQIAAMRGLSYAETAVQVMLPFVGDDLTEAELRALCTQAYDRFAHAAVTPLVQLDAQNWLLELFHGPTLAFKDVALQLLGLLFEKFLVGSDAPLTIVGATSGDTGSAAIDAVAGRHGVDIFMLHPKGRVSEVQRRQMTTVLAPNVHNIAIEGSFDDAQALVKAMFNDADFSGRFRLSAVNSINWARLMAQVVYYFYAAVRLGGPERPVAFAVPTGNFGDVFAGYVAAKMGLPIAKLIVATNVNDILHRALSSGDYSTGIVTPTAAPSMDIQVSSNFERLLADLAGGPIAEQMRGFEASKAMRLTNAQQQGAAALFVSDRVEPDDMNEAMRWAYAETGEVIDPHSAIGLAAARRAGLPADVPIVTLATAHPAKFADAVERATGNRPHIPARLGDLHERQERYDVLPASFVAIVAYIAERAKPRP
- a CDS encoding class I SAM-dependent methyltransferase yields the protein MKLGILTGEPWGDYGLVDSGHGRKLERYGAYQFIRPEPQAMWAPASPDWDAHGEFVPAPDDEGGGRWVFHKPTPREGWPLAWEEVRFTAQTTPFRHLGFFPDMAPVWRWMRGQIAGMDAPECMNLFGYTGVGTLALAAAGARMTHVDASKKSVAEGKANAALSRMEDKPIRWMIDDAMKFTAREGRRGRRYDGIILDPPKWGRGPNGEVWKLEEGLPGLIADCRTLLDADSRFLFLTVYAVRMSALAIGELVRQHFADLGGTVECGELTVREEARGLMLPTAIYARWSRD